The genome window GGTGCTGCGCGACTGCGGGATCAGCGCCTTCGCGATCGTCGGGGCGGTGACCGAGATCGGCATCGAGCCGACGGTCCGCCATGGGGCCGACCTGGGCTTCATCCCGGTCGTGGTCGCCGACGCCTGCGGGTCGGTGGACCCGGCAGCCGGCGAGCGCTCCCTGGCCAGCCTGGACTACGCCAAGATGTCGCTGCAGACCGACGTCGACACCTTCACCCGGCTGCTGGCCGGCTAGAGGCACTCCCGCGGGAGCACGAACCAGCGCAGCTCCTCGAAGTCGGCGGACAGGCCGGGGAGCGCGCCGTCGGCGCGGCCGTCGCCCACGCCGGAGGGGGTGCGGGCCGCCAGCAGCCGGCGGGCCTGGTCGAGGTAGCCGGGAAGGGCGGCGTCGGAGGCGGTGGCGTGGGCGGCGGTGGCGTTCAGGCGGCCCTGGTCGTCGTAGTGGAGGGCGTGCAGGCGCAGGGGCGGCTCGAGCGGGCCCCGGCGGTGGCGCCACAGGCCGGTGGCCGGGTCGAAGCGGTAGTCGCCGAGCAGCTTCCAGCCCTGGTCGGCGACCAGGTGGACGGCCTCCAGGAGGTAGTCGAACACCACGTCGGAGATGAAGTAGTTGAAGTTGACCCGGACCCAGCCCGGCTTGATGCCCTCGCAGCCGCGGGCGATCTCCCGCTCGAAGGAATGGGACCGTTCGATGTCGAT of Actinomycetota bacterium contains these proteins:
- a CDS encoding aminotransferase, with the protein product IQALERSFIRRAMETWGANPNIELLGNLQAERLSIVSFVVRHGGRYLHHNFVVALLNDLFGIQSRGGCSCAGPYGHRLLGIDIERSHSFEREIARGCEGIKPGWVRVNFNYFISDVVFDYLLEAVHLVADQGWKLLGDYRFDPATGLWRHRRGPLEPPLRLHALHYDDQGRLNATAAHATASDAALPGYLDQARRLLAARTPSGVGDGRADGALPGLSADFEELRWFVLPRECL